One window of the Azospirillum sp. TSH100 genome contains the following:
- a CDS encoding tetratricopeptide repeat protein: MSDHNQESSFCLGINEDAKFVLPFLSITIGAFKMFDVKKSCFVIMPFGKRVVGESSILARFIGLRGPEVDFDHIYKNIFEPAISAVTLPEGGKLIPKRADQTFLTGVISHDMFIDIEYSRFVVADLTGLNANVFYELGMRHRARSTGTALFRQVGQPIPFDVQQTRAFPYAYNPQEEAQKSRELITRVVTESLVHSPLDSPIWQVLQQQRAGGLAEESLRLAEEALRARDLPNAERRLIAAAAADPSNVLTHMKLGLLYRDLGEWENARDSFDQVLRMLPNYPEALREKGIAENKIHGKTKVGPDGEASLRAALAKAPHDFDAAASLGGILKRRGDYAGAAGQYELATDLSRGHPYPLLNMIACRARRDGRLDLAPFQTSIEHAEAVLRPQVESGYDSPWSFFDLAEICLLTNREAEGIALIRQAQMQPGTVGWQLKTFRETLQLIAEVSDLDSLNNAIAVLPQED, translated from the coding sequence TTGAGCGACCATAATCAAGAATCGAGTTTCTGCCTAGGAATCAATGAGGATGCAAAATTTGTTTTGCCATTTTTAAGCATAACCATCGGGGCGTTCAAGATGTTTGATGTAAAAAAATCCTGCTTTGTAATAATGCCATTTGGGAAGAGGGTTGTTGGAGAATCTTCCATATTGGCGCGGTTCATCGGATTGAGGGGGCCGGAAGTCGACTTCGATCATATTTATAAAAATATTTTTGAGCCGGCAATTTCTGCTGTCACGCTTCCCGAAGGTGGAAAACTTATCCCGAAACGCGCCGACCAGACCTTTCTGACTGGCGTCATCTCGCACGACATGTTCATCGATATCGAATACTCCCGCTTCGTCGTCGCGGATCTCACAGGGCTGAATGCCAATGTTTTCTATGAACTGGGGATGCGTCATCGAGCTCGCTCGACCGGGACGGCGTTGTTCCGGCAAGTCGGGCAACCCATTCCTTTCGATGTTCAACAGACCCGGGCCTTTCCCTACGCCTACAATCCGCAGGAAGAAGCGCAGAAATCCCGCGAATTGATCACGCGTGTCGTGACGGAATCGCTTGTCCACAGCCCGTTGGACAGCCCGATCTGGCAGGTCCTGCAACAGCAGAGGGCAGGCGGCCTCGCCGAGGAGTCCTTGCGTCTGGCAGAAGAGGCTCTGCGTGCCCGGGACCTTCCCAATGCCGAACGCCGCCTGATCGCCGCGGCGGCGGCGGATCCGTCGAACGTGCTGACCCATATGAAGCTCGGCCTGCTGTATCGGGATCTCGGCGAATGGGAAAATGCCCGCGATTCCTTCGATCAAGTGCTTCGGATGCTGCCGAATTATCCCGAGGCCTTGCGGGAAAAGGGCATCGCCGAGAACAAGATCCACGGGAAAACGAAGGTCGGTCCGGATGGCGAGGCTTCGTTGCGGGCCGCGCTCGCCAAGGCGCCCCATGATTTCGACGCCGCCGCATCGCTGGGCGGCATTCTCAAGCGCCGCGGCGACTACGCGGGTGCCGCTGGGCAGTATGAACTGGCCACCGACCTGTCGCGCGGACATCCCTATCCGCTGCTGAACATGATCGCCTGCCGTGCCCGGCGTGACGGCAGGCTTGATCTTGCGCCTTTCCAGACCTCGATCGAACACGCCGAGGCCGTCCTGCGTCCGCAGGTCGAAAGCGGCTATGATTCGCCATGGAGCTTCTTTGATCTGGCGGAAATCTGCCTTCTGACGAACCGGGAGGCCGAAGGCATCGCCCTGATCCGGCAGGCGCAGATGCAGCCTGGAACCGTCGGCTGGCAGCTCAAGACTTTCCGGGAAACGCTCCAACTGATAGCCGAAGTATCCGATCTCGACAGTTTGAACAATGCAATCGCGGTGCTCCCCCAGGAAGACTGA